In one window of Pseudodesulfovibrio sediminis DNA:
- a CDS encoding bactofilin family protein, whose protein sequence is MARDEINAFLGAGTNYHGKLHFQGAVRIDGNFKGEVVSEGTLVIGQEATVEGQIKVGQLVLSGSIKGEVEAKNKVVLHKTANLHGNIRTPVLVVEEGAVLQGQLNMGSTGTVSTEKPEEDS, encoded by the coding sequence ATGGCGAGAGATGAGATCAATGCGTTTTTGGGGGCCGGAACCAATTATCACGGTAAGTTGCACTTTCAAGGCGCAGTGCGCATAGATGGCAACTTCAAGGGTGAGGTGGTGTCCGAAGGAACGCTGGTCATAGGCCAGGAGGCAACTGTGGAAGGCCAGATCAAAGTAGGTCAGCTCGTCCTTTCCGGGAGCATCAAGGGCGAAGTCGAGGCAAAGAACAAGGTAGTCCTGCACAAGACTGCCAATTTGCATGGGAATATCAGGACGCCCGTCCTGGTAGTCGAAGAAGGTGCAGTTCTCCAAGGCCAACTCAACATGGGTAGCACGGGTACTGTTTCCACGGAAAAGCCGGAAGAGGATTCCTAA
- the rodA gene encoding rod shape-determining protein RodA, which translates to MPIDRRLLLYINWPLFGLALILFLMGVLNLYSASGTRLEEGMNMAPYYHRQLLWGFMGVFAMVLFMFFDYRHLKTLAWPMFWTTVCFLIAVFLVGKTIYGARRWLDLGFMNFQPSEMAKIAVLLVGARILSKEREPLDFIRLGYVLGVGLILAGLIIKQPDLGSGLSIIMILGGMILFRGVTPRVFKTALVAIPALLPLSWFFLHDYQKQRIMTFLDPTTDPLGAGYHIIQSEIAIGSGGFWGKGFLQGTQSQLRFLPERHTDFAVAVFGEEWGFVGTMILLSLFCIFLYQMLVIARDARGLFGSYLAAGVFFYFFWQILINTGMVLGLMPVVGIPLPFISYGGSATLVNFCLVGLVLNVSMRRFLFKQA; encoded by the coding sequence ATGCCAATTGATCGCAGGTTACTGCTCTACATCAACTGGCCCCTGTTCGGCCTGGCTCTCATACTCTTCCTCATGGGTGTACTGAATCTCTATTCCGCCAGCGGCACCCGGCTGGAGGAAGGCATGAACATGGCCCCCTACTATCACCGCCAGCTCCTGTGGGGATTCATGGGTGTGTTCGCCATGGTCCTGTTCATGTTCTTTGACTACCGCCACTTGAAAACATTGGCTTGGCCCATGTTCTGGACCACGGTCTGTTTTCTCATCGCGGTTTTTCTGGTGGGTAAAACCATATACGGCGCGCGGCGCTGGCTTGATCTCGGCTTCATGAACTTCCAACCATCGGAGATGGCGAAAATCGCCGTCCTCCTTGTGGGTGCCCGCATATTATCCAAGGAAAGGGAACCGCTTGACTTCATTCGCCTGGGGTATGTCCTGGGCGTGGGCCTCATCCTGGCCGGGTTGATCATCAAACAGCCCGACCTGGGTTCCGGCCTGTCCATCATCATGATCCTCGGCGGCATGATCCTGTTCCGCGGCGTCACCCCGCGCGTGTTCAAGACCGCCCTGGTGGCCATCCCGGCCCTGCTGCCCCTGTCCTGGTTCTTTTTGCACGACTACCAGAAACAACGCATCATGACCTTTCTGGACCCGACCACCGATCCGCTGGGGGCCGGATATCATATCATCCAGTCGGAAATCGCCATCGGGTCAGGCGGCTTCTGGGGCAAAGGTTTTCTGCAGGGCACACAGTCACAGTTACGATTTTTACCTGAACGTCACACAGACTTTGCCGTCGCGGTTTTCGGAGAGGAATGGGGCTTTGTCGGAACGATGATTCTGCTCTCTCTTTTCTGTATTTTTCTCTATCAAATGCTAGTGATAGCTCGTGACGCTCGCGGCCTTTTCGGTTCCTATCTTGCGGCAGGAGTGTTCTTCTATTTCTTCTGGCAAATCCTTATAAATACGGGTATGGTCCTCGGGCTGATGCCAGTAGTTGGCATCCCTCTCCCGTTCATCAGCTACGGGGGAAGTGCTACTCTGGTAAATTTTTGCCTCGTCGGGCTTGTGCTAAATGTGTCAATGCGACGATTCCTGTTTAAACAGGCGTAG